A section of the Eublepharis macularius isolate TG4126 chromosome 1, MPM_Emac_v1.0, whole genome shotgun sequence genome encodes:
- the LOC129329610 gene encoding serine/threonine-protein kinase LATS1 isoform X1, whose protein sequence is MKRSEKPEGYRQMRPKTFPASNYTGSRRQMLQEIRESLRNLPKPSEAAKAEQTGGKISSEDPRQGRNPPKFVTYHKALQEIRNSLLPFANEASSSLRGTSEVNRQMLQDLQAAGFDEDMVVQALMHTKSRSIEAAIEFISKISYQDLRREQMAAAAARPINAGSKQPAGGAQQSVSRRQSWKGSKESLVPQRHGPALGDGLTFHSESPMPQADVGRPLSGSGIAAFAQAPPGNGQRANPPPPPQVRSVTPPPPPPRGQTPPPRGTTPPPSSWETNSQTKRYSGSMEYMISRISPVPPGAWQDGYPPPPVNPSPMNPPAQGQRGISSVPVGRQPIIMQNSVNSKLSFSSGRAGIQNGNCQTDYIVHQNIVPANSANRQAPPPYPMSPANRQSPTALQMQAGGSVVPSAYPNGNIPQSVMVPNRNSYNMELYNVNIPGIPTSWPQSSPGNGHEVSAWQPNIPVRSNSFNNPLGNRQSHTTSSQPSATTVTAVTPAPIQQPVKSMRVLKPELQTALAPTHPSWMPQAVQPISFPEGPCSGMTVMSPAAEAPNYQGPPPPYPKHLLHPSPSVTSYESVAKASKEDQLSLPKEEESERNESSEGTDRDKKLITTSPVPVRKIKRDEERRESRIQSYSPQAFKFFMEQHVENILKSHQQRLHRKKQLENEMMRVGLSQEAQDQMRKMLCQKESNYIRLKRAKMDKSMFVKIKTLGIGAFGEVCLARKVDTNALYATKTLRKKDVLLRNQVAHVKAERDILAEADNEWVVRLYYSFQDKDNLYFVMDYIPGGDMMSLLIRMGVFPENMARFYIAELTCAVESVHKMGFIHRDIKPDNILIDRDGHIKLTDFGLCTGFRWTHDSKYYQSGDHPRQDSMDFSNEWGDPANCRCGDRLKPLERRAARQHQRCLAHSLVGTPNYIAPEVLLRTGYTQLCDWWSVGVILFEMLVGQPPFLAHTPLETQMKVINWKTSLHIPLQAKLSPEASDLIIKLCRGPEDRLGKNGADEIKAHPFFKSIDFSSDLRQQPASYIPKITHPTDTSNFDPVDPDKLWSEDKEGNVNDTLNGWYKNGKHPEHAFYEFTFRRFFDDNGYPYSYPKPIEYEYGNPNDVESQSDEDDERTSKEIQNRDLVYI, encoded by the exons ATGAAGAGAAGTGAGAAACCAGAAGGATATAGACAGATGAGGCCTAAAACTTTTCCTGCCAGTAATTACACTGGCAGCAGACGGCAAATGTTGCAAGAAATACGAGAGAGCCTTAGGAATTTGCCGAAGCCTTCGGAGGCCGCAAAAGCAGAGCAAACTGGGGGTAAAATATCAAGTGAAGATCCCAGGCAAGGGCGAAATCCCCCTAAGTTTGTCACCTACCATAAAGCTTTGCAGGAAATACGCAATTCTCTTCTTCCCTTTGCAAATGAAGCAAGTTCTTCACTAAGAGGAACATCGGAAGTTAATCGACAGATGCTGCAAGATCTACAGGCTGCGGGCTTTGATGAG GATATGGTTGTACAAGCTCTAATGCATACCAAAAGCCGCAGCATAGAAGCGGCCATTGAATTTATCAGCAAAATAAGCTACCAGGATCTTCGACGGGAACaaatggcagcagctgctgctagaCCAATTAACGcaggttcaaaacagccag cagggggtgcacagcaaTCGGTTAGCCGCAGACAGAGCTGGAAGGGTTCTAAGGAATCCTTGGTGCCCCAGAGACATGGTCCTGCACTGGGAGATGGCCTAACTTTCCACTCAGAAAGTCCTATGCCTCAGGCTGACGTAGGAAGACCCTTGTCTGGTTCTGGAATAGCAGCATTTGCCCAGGCTCCTCCTGGCAACGGGCAACGAGCGAAtccaccacctccacctcaaGTAAGGAGCGttacccctcctcctccaccccctaGAGGGCAGACTCCACCCCCCAGAGGAACAactcctcccccttcttcctgGGAAACAAATTCTCAAACCAAACGTTATTCTGGTAGCATGGAATATATGATCTCTCGCATTTCTCCAGTACCGCCAGGAGCATGGCAGGATGGCTATCCTCCCCCCCCTGTGAACCCATCGCCTATGAATCCTCCTGCACAGGGACAAAGAGGCATTAGTTCTGTTCCTGTTGGCAGGCAGCCAATAATCATGCAGAATTCAGTTAACAGCAAACTTAGTTTTTCCTCTGGCAGGGCTGGAATACAAAATGGCAATTGTCAGACCGATTATATTGTTCATCAAAATATCGTGCCTGCTAACTCAGCAAATCGTCAAGCTCCGCCTCCTTACCCCATGTCTCCAGCTAACCGGCAGAGCCCTacagctttgcaaatgcaagcagGAGGATCTGTGGTCCCTTCAGCTTACCCTAATGGAAACATTCCTCAGTCTGTGATGGTGCCGAACAGAAACAGCTACAATATGGAGCTGTACAACGTCAATATTCCTGGAATTCCAACATCGTGGCCCCAGTCCTCACCTGGCAATGGACATGAAGTCTCAGCATGGCAACCAAATATTCCAGTAAGGTCAAATTCCTTTAATAATCCCCTCGGAAATAGACAGAGTCACACTACCAGTTCACAACCTTCAGCCACCACAGTAACTGCTGTCACTCCTGCTCCTATCCAACAGCCAGTAAAAAGCATGCGTGTGTTGAAACCAGAACTGCAGACTGCCTTAGCTCCTACTCACCCCTCTTGGATGCCGCAAGCAGTCCAGCCCATCTCCTTTCCCGAGGGACCGTGCAGTGGTATGACTGTTATGTCACCTGCAGCAGAGGCTCCAAATTATCAAGGTCCACCGCCTCCTTACCCAAAACACTTACTACACCCCAGTCCATCTGTCACTTCCTACGAATCTGTGGCAAAAGCTAGCAAAGAGGATCAGCTCAGCTTGCCTAAGGAAGAAGAGAGTGAAAGGAATGAGAGCAGTGAGGGAACCGATAGAGACAAGAAGCTAATCACAACCTCGCCTGTCCCTGTGAGGAAGATCAAGAGAGATGAAGAAAGGAGGGAGTCCCGCATTCAGAGTTACTCTCCTCAGGCTTTTAAATTCTTTATGGAGCAGCATGTGGAAAACATACTCAAGTCTCATCAACAGCGACTGCATCGTAAGAAACAGCTAGAAAATGAAATGATGCGG GTTGGGTTGTCCCAAGAAGCCCAGGATCAAATGAGGAAAATGCTATGCCAAAAGGAGTCCAACTACATCCGTCTCAAAAGAGCTAAAATGGATAAATCAATGTTTGTTAAGATTAAGACCCTTGGAATTGGGGCATTTGGAGAGGTCTGCTTAGCAAGAAAGGTGGATACAAATGCCTTATATGCAACAAAAACCCTACGCAAAAAGGACGTGCTGCTTCGGAACCAGGTTGCTCATGTTAAAGCTGAACGGGATATCCTTGCAGAGGCTGACAATGAGTGGGTAGTTCGATTATACTATTCATTCCAAGATAAGGACAATTTGTACTTCGTAATGGACTATATTCCGGGAGGAGATATGATGAGCCTGTTAATTCGAATGGGTGTTTTCCCAGAGAATATGGCCCGCTTCTACATAGCAGAACTGACCTGTGCAGTTGAAAGCGTGCATAAGATGGGCTTCATCCACAGGGACATAAAACCTGATAACATTCTGATTGATCGTGATGGCCACATCAAATTGACTGACTTTGGCCTTTGTACTGGCTTTCGATGGACACATGATTCCAAATACTACCAGAGCG GTGACCACCCACGTCAGGACAGCATGGATTTCAGTAACGAATGGGGAGATCCAGCAAACTGTAGGTGTGGAGACAGGCTAAAGCCACTTGAACGTAGAGCAGCACGCCAGCACCAGCGCTGTCTGGCACACTCACTGGTTGGGACACCCAATTACATTGCACCCGAAGTATTGTTACGAACAG GTTATACGCAGCTATGTGACTGGTGGAGTGTTGGAGTGATTCTTTTTGAAATGCTGGTGGGACAGCCTCCCTTCCTGGCGCATACACCATTAGAAACACAGATGAAG GTCATCAATTGGAAAACTTCTCTGCACATCCCGCTACAAGCAAAACTATCGCCAGAAGCATCTGACCTTATTATTAAGCTTTGCCGAGGTCCGGAAGATCGCTTAGGCAAGAACGGGGCAGATGAAATAAAAGCGCATCCTTTTTTTAAGTCTATTGATTTTTCAAGTGATCTGCGGCAGCAGCCAGCTTCTTACATTCCTAAAATTACTCATCCCACAGACACGTCAAATTTTGATCCCGTTGACCCAGATAAATTGTGGAGTGAGGATAAGGAAGGAAATGTAAATGACACACTTAATGGGTGGTATAAAAATGGTAAACATCCCGAACATGCTTTCTATGAATTTACATTTCGAAGGTTTTTTGATGACAATGGCTACCCTTATAGCTATCCGAAGCCTATTGAATATGAATATGGTAATCCTAACGACGTGGAGTCTCAGTCAGATGAAGACGATGAGAGGACCAGCAAAGAGATCCAGAATCGTGATCTAGTTTATATTTAG
- the LOC129329610 gene encoding serine/threonine-protein kinase LATS1 isoform X3, with protein sequence MKRSEKPEGYRQMRPKTFPASNYTGSRRQMLQEIRESLRNLPKPSEAAKAEQTGGKISSEDPRQGRNPPKFVTYHKALQEIRNSLLPFANEASSSLRGTSEVNRQMLQDLQAAGFDEDMVVQALMHTKSRSIEAAIEFISKISYQDLRREQMAAAAARPINAGSKQPAGGAQQSVSRRQSWKGSKESLVPQRHGPALGDGLTFHSESPMPQADVGRPLSGSGIAAFAQAPPGNGQRANPPPPPQVGLSQEAQDQMRKMLCQKESNYIRLKRAKMDKSMFVKIKTLGIGAFGEVCLARKVDTNALYATKTLRKKDVLLRNQVAHVKAERDILAEADNEWVVRLYYSFQDKDNLYFVMDYIPGGDMMSLLIRMGVFPENMARFYIAELTCAVESVHKMGFIHRDIKPDNILIDRDGHIKLTDFGLCTGFRWTHDSKYYQSGDHPRQDSMDFSNEWGDPANCRCGDRLKPLERRAARQHQRCLAHSLVGTPNYIAPEVLLRTGYTQLCDWWSVGVILFEMLVGQPPFLAHTPLETQMKVINWKTSLHIPLQAKLSPEASDLIIKLCRGPEDRLGKNGADEIKAHPFFKSIDFSSDLRQQPASYIPKITHPTDTSNFDPVDPDKLWSEDKEGNVNDTLNGWYKNGKHPEHAFYEFTFRRFFDDNGYPYSYPKPIEYEYGNPNDVESQSDEDDERTSKEIQNRDLVYI encoded by the exons ATGAAGAGAAGTGAGAAACCAGAAGGATATAGACAGATGAGGCCTAAAACTTTTCCTGCCAGTAATTACACTGGCAGCAGACGGCAAATGTTGCAAGAAATACGAGAGAGCCTTAGGAATTTGCCGAAGCCTTCGGAGGCCGCAAAAGCAGAGCAAACTGGGGGTAAAATATCAAGTGAAGATCCCAGGCAAGGGCGAAATCCCCCTAAGTTTGTCACCTACCATAAAGCTTTGCAGGAAATACGCAATTCTCTTCTTCCCTTTGCAAATGAAGCAAGTTCTTCACTAAGAGGAACATCGGAAGTTAATCGACAGATGCTGCAAGATCTACAGGCTGCGGGCTTTGATGAG GATATGGTTGTACAAGCTCTAATGCATACCAAAAGCCGCAGCATAGAAGCGGCCATTGAATTTATCAGCAAAATAAGCTACCAGGATCTTCGACGGGAACaaatggcagcagctgctgctagaCCAATTAACGcaggttcaaaacagccag cagggggtgcacagcaaTCGGTTAGCCGCAGACAGAGCTGGAAGGGTTCTAAGGAATCCTTGGTGCCCCAGAGACATGGTCCTGCACTGGGAGATGGCCTAACTTTCCACTCAGAAAGTCCTATGCCTCAGGCTGACGTAGGAAGACCCTTGTCTGGTTCTGGAATAGCAGCATTTGCCCAGGCTCCTCCTGGCAACGGGCAACGAGCGAAtccaccacctccacctcaa GTTGGGTTGTCCCAAGAAGCCCAGGATCAAATGAGGAAAATGCTATGCCAAAAGGAGTCCAACTACATCCGTCTCAAAAGAGCTAAAATGGATAAATCAATGTTTGTTAAGATTAAGACCCTTGGAATTGGGGCATTTGGAGAGGTCTGCTTAGCAAGAAAGGTGGATACAAATGCCTTATATGCAACAAAAACCCTACGCAAAAAGGACGTGCTGCTTCGGAACCAGGTTGCTCATGTTAAAGCTGAACGGGATATCCTTGCAGAGGCTGACAATGAGTGGGTAGTTCGATTATACTATTCATTCCAAGATAAGGACAATTTGTACTTCGTAATGGACTATATTCCGGGAGGAGATATGATGAGCCTGTTAATTCGAATGGGTGTTTTCCCAGAGAATATGGCCCGCTTCTACATAGCAGAACTGACCTGTGCAGTTGAAAGCGTGCATAAGATGGGCTTCATCCACAGGGACATAAAACCTGATAACATTCTGATTGATCGTGATGGCCACATCAAATTGACTGACTTTGGCCTTTGTACTGGCTTTCGATGGACACATGATTCCAAATACTACCAGAGCG GTGACCACCCACGTCAGGACAGCATGGATTTCAGTAACGAATGGGGAGATCCAGCAAACTGTAGGTGTGGAGACAGGCTAAAGCCACTTGAACGTAGAGCAGCACGCCAGCACCAGCGCTGTCTGGCACACTCACTGGTTGGGACACCCAATTACATTGCACCCGAAGTATTGTTACGAACAG GTTATACGCAGCTATGTGACTGGTGGAGTGTTGGAGTGATTCTTTTTGAAATGCTGGTGGGACAGCCTCCCTTCCTGGCGCATACACCATTAGAAACACAGATGAAG GTCATCAATTGGAAAACTTCTCTGCACATCCCGCTACAAGCAAAACTATCGCCAGAAGCATCTGACCTTATTATTAAGCTTTGCCGAGGTCCGGAAGATCGCTTAGGCAAGAACGGGGCAGATGAAATAAAAGCGCATCCTTTTTTTAAGTCTATTGATTTTTCAAGTGATCTGCGGCAGCAGCCAGCTTCTTACATTCCTAAAATTACTCATCCCACAGACACGTCAAATTTTGATCCCGTTGACCCAGATAAATTGTGGAGTGAGGATAAGGAAGGAAATGTAAATGACACACTTAATGGGTGGTATAAAAATGGTAAACATCCCGAACATGCTTTCTATGAATTTACATTTCGAAGGTTTTTTGATGACAATGGCTACCCTTATAGCTATCCGAAGCCTATTGAATATGAATATGGTAATCCTAACGACGTGGAGTCTCAGTCAGATGAAGACGATGAGAGGACCAGCAAAGAGATCCAGAATCGTGATCTAGTTTATATTTAG
- the LOC129329610 gene encoding serine/threonine-protein kinase LATS1 isoform X2, producing the protein MKRSEKPEGYRQMRPKTFPASNYTGSRRQMLQEIRESLRNLPKPSEAAKAEQTGGKISSEDPRQGRNPPKFVTYHKALQEIRNSLLPFANEASSSLRGTSEVNRQMLQDLQAAGFDEDMVVQALMHTKSRSIEAAIEFISKISYQDLRREQMAAAAARPINAGSKQPGGAQQSVSRRQSWKGSKESLVPQRHGPALGDGLTFHSESPMPQADVGRPLSGSGIAAFAQAPPGNGQRANPPPPPQVRSVTPPPPPPRGQTPPPRGTTPPPSSWETNSQTKRYSGSMEYMISRISPVPPGAWQDGYPPPPVNPSPMNPPAQGQRGISSVPVGRQPIIMQNSVNSKLSFSSGRAGIQNGNCQTDYIVHQNIVPANSANRQAPPPYPMSPANRQSPTALQMQAGGSVVPSAYPNGNIPQSVMVPNRNSYNMELYNVNIPGIPTSWPQSSPGNGHEVSAWQPNIPVRSNSFNNPLGNRQSHTTSSQPSATTVTAVTPAPIQQPVKSMRVLKPELQTALAPTHPSWMPQAVQPISFPEGPCSGMTVMSPAAEAPNYQGPPPPYPKHLLHPSPSVTSYESVAKASKEDQLSLPKEEESERNESSEGTDRDKKLITTSPVPVRKIKRDEERRESRIQSYSPQAFKFFMEQHVENILKSHQQRLHRKKQLENEMMRVGLSQEAQDQMRKMLCQKESNYIRLKRAKMDKSMFVKIKTLGIGAFGEVCLARKVDTNALYATKTLRKKDVLLRNQVAHVKAERDILAEADNEWVVRLYYSFQDKDNLYFVMDYIPGGDMMSLLIRMGVFPENMARFYIAELTCAVESVHKMGFIHRDIKPDNILIDRDGHIKLTDFGLCTGFRWTHDSKYYQSGDHPRQDSMDFSNEWGDPANCRCGDRLKPLERRAARQHQRCLAHSLVGTPNYIAPEVLLRTGYTQLCDWWSVGVILFEMLVGQPPFLAHTPLETQMKVINWKTSLHIPLQAKLSPEASDLIIKLCRGPEDRLGKNGADEIKAHPFFKSIDFSSDLRQQPASYIPKITHPTDTSNFDPVDPDKLWSEDKEGNVNDTLNGWYKNGKHPEHAFYEFTFRRFFDDNGYPYSYPKPIEYEYGNPNDVESQSDEDDERTSKEIQNRDLVYI; encoded by the exons ATGAAGAGAAGTGAGAAACCAGAAGGATATAGACAGATGAGGCCTAAAACTTTTCCTGCCAGTAATTACACTGGCAGCAGACGGCAAATGTTGCAAGAAATACGAGAGAGCCTTAGGAATTTGCCGAAGCCTTCGGAGGCCGCAAAAGCAGAGCAAACTGGGGGTAAAATATCAAGTGAAGATCCCAGGCAAGGGCGAAATCCCCCTAAGTTTGTCACCTACCATAAAGCTTTGCAGGAAATACGCAATTCTCTTCTTCCCTTTGCAAATGAAGCAAGTTCTTCACTAAGAGGAACATCGGAAGTTAATCGACAGATGCTGCAAGATCTACAGGCTGCGGGCTTTGATGAG GATATGGTTGTACAAGCTCTAATGCATACCAAAAGCCGCAGCATAGAAGCGGCCATTGAATTTATCAGCAAAATAAGCTACCAGGATCTTCGACGGGAACaaatggcagcagctgctgctagaCCAATTAACGcaggttcaaaacagccag ggggtgcacagcaaTCGGTTAGCCGCAGACAGAGCTGGAAGGGTTCTAAGGAATCCTTGGTGCCCCAGAGACATGGTCCTGCACTGGGAGATGGCCTAACTTTCCACTCAGAAAGTCCTATGCCTCAGGCTGACGTAGGAAGACCCTTGTCTGGTTCTGGAATAGCAGCATTTGCCCAGGCTCCTCCTGGCAACGGGCAACGAGCGAAtccaccacctccacctcaaGTAAGGAGCGttacccctcctcctccaccccctaGAGGGCAGACTCCACCCCCCAGAGGAACAactcctcccccttcttcctgGGAAACAAATTCTCAAACCAAACGTTATTCTGGTAGCATGGAATATATGATCTCTCGCATTTCTCCAGTACCGCCAGGAGCATGGCAGGATGGCTATCCTCCCCCCCCTGTGAACCCATCGCCTATGAATCCTCCTGCACAGGGACAAAGAGGCATTAGTTCTGTTCCTGTTGGCAGGCAGCCAATAATCATGCAGAATTCAGTTAACAGCAAACTTAGTTTTTCCTCTGGCAGGGCTGGAATACAAAATGGCAATTGTCAGACCGATTATATTGTTCATCAAAATATCGTGCCTGCTAACTCAGCAAATCGTCAAGCTCCGCCTCCTTACCCCATGTCTCCAGCTAACCGGCAGAGCCCTacagctttgcaaatgcaagcagGAGGATCTGTGGTCCCTTCAGCTTACCCTAATGGAAACATTCCTCAGTCTGTGATGGTGCCGAACAGAAACAGCTACAATATGGAGCTGTACAACGTCAATATTCCTGGAATTCCAACATCGTGGCCCCAGTCCTCACCTGGCAATGGACATGAAGTCTCAGCATGGCAACCAAATATTCCAGTAAGGTCAAATTCCTTTAATAATCCCCTCGGAAATAGACAGAGTCACACTACCAGTTCACAACCTTCAGCCACCACAGTAACTGCTGTCACTCCTGCTCCTATCCAACAGCCAGTAAAAAGCATGCGTGTGTTGAAACCAGAACTGCAGACTGCCTTAGCTCCTACTCACCCCTCTTGGATGCCGCAAGCAGTCCAGCCCATCTCCTTTCCCGAGGGACCGTGCAGTGGTATGACTGTTATGTCACCTGCAGCAGAGGCTCCAAATTATCAAGGTCCACCGCCTCCTTACCCAAAACACTTACTACACCCCAGTCCATCTGTCACTTCCTACGAATCTGTGGCAAAAGCTAGCAAAGAGGATCAGCTCAGCTTGCCTAAGGAAGAAGAGAGTGAAAGGAATGAGAGCAGTGAGGGAACCGATAGAGACAAGAAGCTAATCACAACCTCGCCTGTCCCTGTGAGGAAGATCAAGAGAGATGAAGAAAGGAGGGAGTCCCGCATTCAGAGTTACTCTCCTCAGGCTTTTAAATTCTTTATGGAGCAGCATGTGGAAAACATACTCAAGTCTCATCAACAGCGACTGCATCGTAAGAAACAGCTAGAAAATGAAATGATGCGG GTTGGGTTGTCCCAAGAAGCCCAGGATCAAATGAGGAAAATGCTATGCCAAAAGGAGTCCAACTACATCCGTCTCAAAAGAGCTAAAATGGATAAATCAATGTTTGTTAAGATTAAGACCCTTGGAATTGGGGCATTTGGAGAGGTCTGCTTAGCAAGAAAGGTGGATACAAATGCCTTATATGCAACAAAAACCCTACGCAAAAAGGACGTGCTGCTTCGGAACCAGGTTGCTCATGTTAAAGCTGAACGGGATATCCTTGCAGAGGCTGACAATGAGTGGGTAGTTCGATTATACTATTCATTCCAAGATAAGGACAATTTGTACTTCGTAATGGACTATATTCCGGGAGGAGATATGATGAGCCTGTTAATTCGAATGGGTGTTTTCCCAGAGAATATGGCCCGCTTCTACATAGCAGAACTGACCTGTGCAGTTGAAAGCGTGCATAAGATGGGCTTCATCCACAGGGACATAAAACCTGATAACATTCTGATTGATCGTGATGGCCACATCAAATTGACTGACTTTGGCCTTTGTACTGGCTTTCGATGGACACATGATTCCAAATACTACCAGAGCG GTGACCACCCACGTCAGGACAGCATGGATTTCAGTAACGAATGGGGAGATCCAGCAAACTGTAGGTGTGGAGACAGGCTAAAGCCACTTGAACGTAGAGCAGCACGCCAGCACCAGCGCTGTCTGGCACACTCACTGGTTGGGACACCCAATTACATTGCACCCGAAGTATTGTTACGAACAG GTTATACGCAGCTATGTGACTGGTGGAGTGTTGGAGTGATTCTTTTTGAAATGCTGGTGGGACAGCCTCCCTTCCTGGCGCATACACCATTAGAAACACAGATGAAG GTCATCAATTGGAAAACTTCTCTGCACATCCCGCTACAAGCAAAACTATCGCCAGAAGCATCTGACCTTATTATTAAGCTTTGCCGAGGTCCGGAAGATCGCTTAGGCAAGAACGGGGCAGATGAAATAAAAGCGCATCCTTTTTTTAAGTCTATTGATTTTTCAAGTGATCTGCGGCAGCAGCCAGCTTCTTACATTCCTAAAATTACTCATCCCACAGACACGTCAAATTTTGATCCCGTTGACCCAGATAAATTGTGGAGTGAGGATAAGGAAGGAAATGTAAATGACACACTTAATGGGTGGTATAAAAATGGTAAACATCCCGAACATGCTTTCTATGAATTTACATTTCGAAGGTTTTTTGATGACAATGGCTACCCTTATAGCTATCCGAAGCCTATTGAATATGAATATGGTAATCCTAACGACGTGGAGTCTCAGTCAGATGAAGACGATGAGAGGACCAGCAAAGAGATCCAGAATCGTGATCTAGTTTATATTTAG